Proteins encoded in a region of the Streptomyces sp. NBC_00513 genome:
- a CDS encoding polyprenyl synthetase family protein — protein sequence MNPGNPAVENADASVGTAGGEKADTVALLERGRALSTPVLRAAVERLASPMDTVAAYHFGWIDAHGNPADGDGGKAIRPALALLSAEAAGAAPEVGVPGAVAVELVHNFSLLHDDLMDGDEQRRHRDTVWKVHGPALAILVGDALFALANEVLLELGTVEAGRATRRLTTASRKLIDGQAQDISYEHRERVSVEECLEMEGNKTGALLACAVSIGAVLGGADDRTADKLEEYGYHLGLAFQAVDDLLGIWGDPETTGKQTWSDLRQRKKSLPVVAALAAGGPAAEELGELLAADAKSNDFENFSEEEFAARAALIDAAGGREWTAEEARRQHTIAIRALDDVDMPQRVREQLVALADFVVVRKR from the coding sequence GTGAACCCGGGGAATCCGGCTGTCGAGAACGCGGATGCCAGTGTGGGCACGGCCGGTGGGGAGAAGGCGGACACCGTCGCCCTGCTGGAGCGTGGCCGCGCACTGTCCACGCCCGTGCTCCGCGCCGCCGTGGAACGGCTCGCATCGCCCATGGACACCGTCGCCGCCTACCACTTCGGCTGGATCGACGCCCACGGCAACCCGGCGGACGGCGACGGGGGCAAGGCGATCCGCCCCGCCCTCGCCCTGCTCTCCGCGGAGGCCGCGGGCGCCGCGCCCGAGGTCGGCGTCCCGGGAGCCGTGGCCGTCGAACTCGTCCACAACTTCTCGCTGCTGCACGACGACCTGATGGACGGCGACGAGCAGCGCCGACACCGCGACACCGTGTGGAAGGTGCACGGCCCGGCCCTCGCGATCCTGGTCGGCGATGCCCTCTTCGCCCTCGCCAACGAGGTCCTGCTGGAACTGGGCACCGTCGAGGCCGGACGCGCCACCCGCCGGTTGACCACCGCCAGCCGCAAGCTCATCGACGGCCAGGCCCAGGACATCTCGTACGAGCACCGCGAGCGCGTCAGCGTCGAGGAGTGCCTGGAGATGGAGGGCAACAAGACCGGCGCCCTGCTCGCCTGCGCGGTCTCGATCGGCGCGGTGCTCGGCGGCGCGGACGACCGCACCGCCGACAAGCTGGAGGAGTACGGCTACCACCTCGGCCTCGCCTTCCAGGCCGTCGACGACCTGCTCGGCATCTGGGGAGACCCGGAGACCACCGGCAAGCAGACGTGGAGCGACCTGCGTCAGCGCAAGAAGTCCCTGCCGGTGGTCGCCGCCCTCGCGGCAGGTGGCCCGGCGGCCGAGGAACTCGGCGAGCTGCTCGCCGCCGACGCCAAGAGCAACGACTTCGAGAACTTCTCGGAGGAGGAGTTCGCGGCGCGCGCCGCCCTGATCGACGCGGCCGGCGGCCGTGAGTGGACCGCCGAGGAGGCGCGCCGCCAGCACACGATCGCCATCCGCGCGCTCGATGACGTCGACATGCCGCAGCGGGTACGCGAACAGCTCGTCGCCCTCGCCGACTTCGTCGTCGTGCGCAAGAGGTGA